One Polypterus senegalus isolate Bchr_013 chromosome 10, ASM1683550v1, whole genome shotgun sequence DNA segment encodes these proteins:
- the LOC120538059 gene encoding tyrosine-protein phosphatase non-receptor type substrate 1-like — protein MAGMSVCSFFNLSLFILLCIPDVSVSKLRIIQYPRNMEVLKGDSITLLCFMPEEQHVQFVRWYRSEGETKRYIYSDKPSGTEQNHPRVTWVDKNKTINFSIRITNVTNDETGTYYCVNEGEELDTGTQSGNGTFLNVRGLTILQTAKPLKIQEGEAVTLNCFLSNTFFTGPLKWHKVDGKQRELLISEDTTEKKTSASQVSWAEHINQRDKSIRITNATINDTGVYYCEKYRSTGELIAAGSGSQLNVSGNVFITGPLRRVKADSFVTLTCQVNSFSMPTLIWLKDGQPLSS, from the exons ATGGCAGGCATGAGTGTTTGCTCCTTCTTCAACCTTAGCCTTTTTATTCTGCTCTGCATTCCAG ATGTCTCTGTTTCAAAACTGCGAATCATACAGTACCCCAGAAATATGGAGGTGCTGAAAGGTGACAGCATCACTCTGCTTTGCTTCATGCcagaagaacaacatgtccaaTTTGTGAGATGGTACAGATCTGagggagaaacaaagagatacaTCTACTCAGACAAGCCTAGTGGAACCGAGCAGAACCACCCCAGAGTGACCTGGgtggataaaaataaaacaatcaatttcAGCATCAGAATCACTAATGTCACCAACGACGAAACTGGCACCTATTACTGTGTGAACGAAGGTGAAGAACTTGACACGGGCACTCAGTCAGGAAATGGGACTTTCCTGAACGTCAGAG GTTTAACAATATTACAGACAGCCAAGCCCCTGAAAATACAAGAAGGAGAAGCCGTTACTTTGAACTGCTTTCTCTCCAATACGTTCTTCACGGGACCACTGAAATGGCACAAAGTGGATGGGAAGCAACGGGAGCTTCTTATATCCGAGGACACCACAGAGAAGAAGACATCTGCATCACAGGTTTCCTGGGCAGAACATATTAATCAGAGGGATAAGTCCATTAGAATTACAAACGCTACCATCAATGACACGGGTGTTTATTACTGTGAGAAGTACCGCAGCACAGGGGAGCTTATAGCTGCGGGCAGTGGGAGCCAACTGAATGTCAGTG GAAATGTATTCATCACTGGACCCCTCAGACGAGTGAAGGCAGATAGTTTTGTCACCTTAACTTGCCAAGTGAACAGCTTCAGTATGCCAACCTTAATATGGCTGAAGGATGGTCAACCCCTTTCCTCCTGA